CGTAACAAGTAATGTCTAGGACCCGTCTGCTTCATCATGTGGCATTGGTGTTATTGATTTTATATACAGGACTTCTATTATATTGGATGTTTCTCGGTTTTGGTCGTACATTACGGCCAGGACCCCCGTATTCGTATAATATTGTGCCGTTTGATACGATCAGGCAATACTGGCGGGCAATGGAGTCGTTTCCTTTTCGGGTATGGGGTATTAATTTGCTCGGTAATATTGGCGTATTCATTCCCTTCGGTATCCTTGTGCCTATCATTTGGGTGTCCATGCGAAGTATAGGCAGTCTGTTGTTAACGATAGTGATCGCACTGGTCATTCTTGAGGTGTCCCAAATGCTGCTGGGCGCAGGTACAATGGATGTGGATGACATCATACTGAATGTTCTGGGAGTATTATGCGGCCGTATTGCCTACGTATTTTTACGTAAGAAGTTAGGGATTGCAATATAATCGTCCTGCTCTCTGGATCAGTGTGTTAAGACTGGCTGAGAGCGGGCTTTTTTTACATAATGAACTGTAATCTTCACATAATAGACGACAATTCCTCCATTTTTAGGCCGTAGGAGTAGGGGGAGGAACGCTTAAACTTGACAAAAGCGCACAATTAAGATATCTTTGAATAAAGATATGAGTAACGGAGGCTGTTAATATGTCTGTAAAACCAGATGATCAGGACCTAGCACTTAACTTGTTCGTTGTTCTGGCTCGTGCTTATAATTCGGTCACGTCTCGTACGAATCGGGACATTCATAGTCATGGATTAAATACAACAGAATTTGGTGTGCTTGATCTGCTGTATTATCGGGGGCCACAGCCTTTACAGAAAATTGGAGAAAAGGTACTAATCTCTAGTGGGAATATTACGTACGTGGTCGATAAACTTCAGAAGAAAAACTTGCTTACCCGTCGTGCTTCGCAAGATGATCGGCGTGTGATTTATGCAGAATTGACTGATGAGGGACGTCACTTCTTTGAGCAAATATTCCCGCAGCATCATCGTGTCATTATGGAGACCGTGGATGGCTTATCTGTGGAAGAGAAGGAGCAGGCTATTCATCTGTTAAAAAAGCTTGGACTAACGGCTGAGGGGCAGAAGAGTAACGGATCATAAATGGTGCATGTACAGGTTAAATCTGCTTTAGATAAAATACCGACTTTTCGGTATTTTATTTTTTTGCCGTATTATGGGGGAGTAGGGTTAATGTAGGGACGCAAATCAGGTATAATTGTCTAATAGTCACGTCCGGAACAAATCCCCAGTACCTGTTCCAAATACAAAACCTTGTCGGGGAAGGAGCTGTACATGAGTATACAGCAATATACCGCAGGTGAATCGCTATTGATGCAAGCAGGAGCTTTGGCTGAATTAGTTACCCATAAGCAATACGAATTACAGCCCGATCTTTTGCAGCGTTTTGGGGATAACGGTAAAATAAAGACAAAACAAGATTCCATATATAGTTTGAACTATTTGGCTGAAAGTGTAATCATGAACAGCCCTATTTTATTTACACAGTATGTTTCCTGGTTAAAAAAGCTTCTGGAGGGTTTCGGCATAACCCAAGAAGATTTGAGCATTAATTTCAGATTAATTCAGGAGACGTTGGTAAAGCACTTCGACCATACGGATAAAACCATGGTGCTGGAGCATCTGGATTTGGGGATACAGCAAATTGGAAAGAAAGAGGAGTATGCTTCTTTTATTACAGGTGATAATCCCTATGCTACTGACGTGGCTCAGTATTTGGAGTATTTACTCTCAGGTAATCGCAGACAGGCTTTGGATTGGATCGTTCGCTTGCTGGATGAGGGTATCTCTATTCAACATACTTATAAATATATTTTTCAAATTTCGCAATATGAAATAGGCCGTCTATGGCATGAAGGCAAAATCACCGTCGGTCAAGAGCATTTTTGCACTGCCGTGACTCAATTTATTATTTCCAGCCTGTACCCTAGATGGATGGGGAGTGGAAGTGAGGAACGCTGCCTAGTGGCGGCGTGTGTAGGCAGCGAGCAGCATGAAATTGGAGTGCGCATGCTGGCTGATATATTTGAAATGGATGGTTGGGATACGTATTATTTAGGCGCCAATGTACCTAACCGGAGTCTGCTTCAGGCCATTGTGAGTTACAAGGCGGATGTAGTAGCTATCTCAGCTACCATGGCTTACCATGTACATCTAGTGAAAGAGTTGATTGCTCTCATTCGGCAAGACCCAACGACTAGCCATGTGAAAATTATGGTCGGAGGCTTGCCTTTTAATCTCGATTCCCTCTTGTGGCAAGAAGTAGGGGCGGACGGATACGCACCAGGTGCGGAAGAAGCGCTGGAGGTTGCGGGTGACTTACTTTCGCTCAGGAAATAAGGTTGGTTTTGTGAACCTGTAAGTCATTTTGTAAAGGGGGCCTTTTAATATGAAGGAACCGACAGCAGAAATGGCTGTTCTGCGGAAAACGGTCGAACAATTAACGGATGAGATAGTGAAAAGCAAGGCTGAGGAAGAAAAGCTGCTGAATGAATTTTCAGCGATGAACAACGAGCTGGTTAATCTGCAGCGTCAGCTTGCCAAAAGCAATGCGGAATTATCACGGACGAAGGAAGAAGCGGTACGGGCTAATGACCTAAAGAGCACTTTTCTGGCTGTGGTTAGTCATGAATTCAGAACGCCAATGAACGGAATACTTGGAATGATCGAAATGTTAGGTTCATCCAAACTTTCCCCGGATCAACGGCAGGCCATCGGTGTGATACGTGAGTCAGCCTCCCTGTTATTGAACATGATTAATAATCTGCTTGATATATCCAAAGTGGAAGCAGGACAGATGGAACTGGAGATCGGAAACGTCAGAGTTCAGGCGATTATGAGCCATGTTGCTCAGTTGTTGGAGCCGCAAATCTATCAGATGGGTAACCGGTTGAGTATAGAGACCGATACCGGTGTGGCAGAGCATCTGGAGGGAGATTCGGCAAGGATCATGCAGATCTTGCTCAATCTGTTGAACAATGCGAATAAATTTACGAGTGAAGGATTGCTCATCATTCGAACAAAATTAGTGGAGGAAACAAAAGACTCCCAACGTGTTCGGTTTGAGGTGCAGGATTCGGGTATTGGGATTTCACCGGAGGATCAGAATAAGCTGTTTCAGCCTTATGTACAAGCCGGTGAAGGCAGCGCCTCCCAATATGGAGGAACGGGTCTAGGGCTATGGATATGCAGTTCATTTGTGGAACTCATGCAGGGAGAAATTGGGGTCGTCAGTACAGAAGGCCAAGGCTCCACGTTCTGGTTTGAAATTCCCCTCATGAAAGGATTGGAGCAGGCAGGCGAAATGGAGAAGCGTGAAAATGGTGATTTAAAGGTATTTAGCGAGTTGCTGCGTGAGCATAGTCATTCTCTAACTATTTTGGTGGCTGAGGATAATCGGGTAAATCGTCAGGTGGTGCAATTACAGCTTAACCATTTGGGATTCCAGCATATTGATTTTGCTGAGGATGGACAAGCTGCTGTAAAAGCGGCCTCCGAACGATCCTACGCTTGTATTCTAATGGATCATTACATGCCTCTGCTAAATGGTCATGATGCGGCAAAAGCGATCCGCCAGCGGGAAGCAGAAAACCAGCAACCACCTGTACCGATCATTTCTTTGACCGGGAATGTGTCTGAGGAGGATCAGGCACGGGGCCGGGAGGTTGGAGTGAACGATTACTTGATAAAGCCAGTAACGATTGAAAAGCTCTCTGAAAAGCTTGTCAAATGGCTTCCAAAGCCGGAAACCGAGCCGATTTTGGATAAGGAAGTTATACGTGAAATTATGCTGCTGGACGAGGATGGCAGCACGGCACTACTGGAGTCATTGGTCGAAATGTATACAAGTGATACACCTGCCAAAATCAATAAGTTAAGAGAACTGGCTGCTGTGGGCGAAGTCACAAAAGTAGTAGAGGCTGCTCATGAGTTGAAATCAGGCAGCGTGAGTCTGGGTGTCGGGCGTTTGTCCTCGTTGCTGTCGGATATTGAACAGCTTGCACGGGAGAACCGACTCGAGAATGCGAAAGCGAAGTTGTCTGCGCTCCAATCTGTCTATCAAGCAACGTGTTTAGAACTGGAACGCTATATTCACCAGTGCTAGACCGTTTTCCCCCCCCCTTATTAGACTTGCACGCGGAAGGAGAACGTAAGAGGCATATATGAAAGAACAGTTGCGTTCCATTCACCCGCTGGCCTGGACGATTATTGTCGGTACTATTTTCGGGCGGATGGCGACATCCATGAGTATCCCGTTTTTGTCAATTTACCTTACCACCCGTTTAGGAGTGTCCCCCTTTCATACGGGGGTGATCGTGTCGGTAAGCTCGTTGGTCGGCATTTTTGCCAGCTTTTACGGTGGATATATTTCAGATCGAATCGGACGGCGTAAGGTGATGTTGGTGTCCATTGCGAGCTGGGCGCTTGTATTCGTTGCTTTTGCGTTGGCGGAAGCGGCCTGGGCCTTTTTTGTCATTAATGCTCTAAATGGACTGTGCAGGTCCTTGTTCGAGCCAACCTCGCGGGCGCTGTTATCAGATGTAACCCCCAAGGAGAAAAGACTGCTTATCTATAATATGAGATATGCGGCCATTAATGTTGGGGTAGTGGCAGGGCCGTTGCTTGGTTTGATGTTAGGATCTGCATCCAATGGTACGCCGTTCATGGTAGCTGCTGGTGTGTACGCACTATACGGAGTACTGTTGTTGATCCAATTTGCCCGTTATGCATCGGATCTGCATATAGGTACAACGGCGAGAGAGGCTCCACTGCGAATGGCTGAGGCATTCCGTACAGCCAGCCGTGATCCGGTGTTTATGCCGATTTTGCTGGGAACGGTATTTTGTGTGATGGGCTATGCGCATTCCAATTCCACAATGCCTCAATTCTTGTCCTTATCCTTCGCGGAAGGAACTCGATGGTTTACATATATGCTGACGGTCAACGCGGTTTGTGTATTGGCATTTCAATATCCGCTGGTGCGGCTGGCAAGCCGATTTTCCCCGGTGAATTCTCTGATTGCAGGGAATATATGTATTGCGGTCAGCCTGTTGCTGTGCGGTATGCTAAACTCAGGCTGGATGTTTATACTGGATATGGTGCTATTTACGGTTGGTGAAGTGTTATTGTTCACGA
The Paenibacillus peoriae DNA segment above includes these coding regions:
- a CDS encoding MDR family MFS transporter yields the protein MKEQLRSIHPLAWTIIVGTIFGRMATSMSIPFLSIYLTTRLGVSPFHTGVIVSVSSLVGIFASFYGGYISDRIGRRKVMLVSIASWALVFVAFALAEAAWAFFVINALNGLCRSLFEPTSRALLSDVTPKEKRLLIYNMRYAAINVGVVAGPLLGLMLGSASNGTPFMVAAGVYALYGVLLLIQFARYASDLHIGTTAREAPLRMAEAFRTASRDPVFMPILLGTVFCVMGYAHSNSTMPQFLSLSFAEGTRWFTYMLTVNAVCVLAFQYPLVRLASRFSPVNSLIAGNICIAVSLLLCGMLNSGWMFILDMVLFTVGEVLLFTMLDVLIDQIADAQYKGTYFGTIGFNNLGSVLAPLFGGWLLDIYGQTAPLVVFVPVALSVVIGIPFLLVARRRLVQRTARIAAQGGESVQQLSS
- a CDS encoding VanZ family protein — encoded protein: MSRTRLLHHVALVLLILYTGLLLYWMFLGFGRTLRPGPPYSYNIVPFDTIRQYWRAMESFPFRVWGINLLGNIGVFIPFGILVPIIWVSMRSIGSLLLTIVIALVILEVSQMLLGAGTMDVDDIILNVLGVLCGRIAYVFLRKKLGIAI
- a CDS encoding cobalamin B12-binding domain-containing protein, whose amino-acid sequence is MSIQQYTAGESLLMQAGALAELVTHKQYELQPDLLQRFGDNGKIKTKQDSIYSLNYLAESVIMNSPILFTQYVSWLKKLLEGFGITQEDLSINFRLIQETLVKHFDHTDKTMVLEHLDLGIQQIGKKEEYASFITGDNPYATDVAQYLEYLLSGNRRQALDWIVRLLDEGISIQHTYKYIFQISQYEIGRLWHEGKITVGQEHFCTAVTQFIISSLYPRWMGSGSEERCLVAACVGSEQHEIGVRMLADIFEMDGWDTYYLGANVPNRSLLQAIVSYKADVVAISATMAYHVHLVKELIALIRQDPTTSHVKIMVGGLPFNLDSLLWQEVGADGYAPGAEEALEVAGDLLSLRK
- a CDS encoding ATP-binding protein, giving the protein MKEPTAEMAVLRKTVEQLTDEIVKSKAEEEKLLNEFSAMNNELVNLQRQLAKSNAELSRTKEEAVRANDLKSTFLAVVSHEFRTPMNGILGMIEMLGSSKLSPDQRQAIGVIRESASLLLNMINNLLDISKVEAGQMELEIGNVRVQAIMSHVAQLLEPQIYQMGNRLSIETDTGVAEHLEGDSARIMQILLNLLNNANKFTSEGLLIIRTKLVEETKDSQRVRFEVQDSGIGISPEDQNKLFQPYVQAGEGSASQYGGTGLGLWICSSFVELMQGEIGVVSTEGQGSTFWFEIPLMKGLEQAGEMEKRENGDLKVFSELLREHSHSLTILVAEDNRVNRQVVQLQLNHLGFQHIDFAEDGQAAVKAASERSYACILMDHYMPLLNGHDAAKAIRQREAENQQPPVPIISLTGNVSEEDQARGREVGVNDYLIKPVTIEKLSEKLVKWLPKPETEPILDKEVIREIMLLDEDGSTALLESLVEMYTSDTPAKINKLRELAAVGEVTKVVEAAHELKSGSVSLGVGRLSSLLSDIEQLARENRLENAKAKLSALQSVYQATCLELERYIHQC
- a CDS encoding MarR family winged helix-turn-helix transcriptional regulator, producing the protein MSVKPDDQDLALNLFVVLARAYNSVTSRTNRDIHSHGLNTTEFGVLDLLYYRGPQPLQKIGEKVLISSGNITYVVDKLQKKNLLTRRASQDDRRVIYAELTDEGRHFFEQIFPQHHRVIMETVDGLSVEEKEQAIHLLKKLGLTAEGQKSNGS